CGTAACATTGGGGTAACTGTTCCAGGGCGTTTCGCCGTAACCGTTGAGCAGGCGCAGTGCGACGAAACCCAGCAGGGCCAGAGCCCCGGCCAGCAGCAGCCGCCGTTGGCGGGTATCGGCCTGGCTGGCGCGGGCGAACCATGGGCCAAGGGCGTAGCCCAGGGCAATCACGCCGATCCACGGCAACAGCGGATAGGATGTGCGCAGGCGCAGGCTGTCGGTGACCACCCACCAGCCGCGATCGTGCAGGACCGCCCACGGCACATGCAGGGCCGATGCCGGCGCGAAGTGCAGGCCATCGAGCAGGTTGTGCCCCGCGACGATCAACACGCCCAGGGTGATAAGCGCCGGACGTGGCAGCCATACCAGCAGCGCCAGGGCGATCATGCTCAGGCCGATGGCCCAGATCACTTGCAGGTAGACCACGGTGGGTGGCAGCTGGAAGGTCCAGGCGAAGTTGACCAGGGTGAACTCCAGCACCACCAGGAACAGCCCGCGCTTGAACAGAAACGCCGAGACATCGCCACGGCCCTGGTGCTTTTCGCCGTACAACCAGGCGGACAGCCCGGTGAGCAGCACGAACACCGGGGCGCACAGGTGCGCCAGGGTGCGGCTGGCGAACAGGCTGGGGTCGGTGGCGTCGATGGTCATCGGGTCGCTGACCTGGCGGTGCAGGAAGAAGGTTTCGCGCACGTGGTCCAGGAGCATGAACAGGATCACCAGGCCGCGCAGGGCGTCGATGCTTTGCAGGCGTTGGCTGGGCAAGGGGGAAGGGGTAATGGCGCTGGTCATTGGCTGGGATCGTAGGCAGGAATGGCGTTCAAATGAAATGTTATCGTATTACATTTTATCAGCGCCTGAATAGTTCGATTTCGCCTGGCGGGCCACCAGGTGTTCGCCGTGGGTGATGCAGCGCCTATTAGACCGAGCGCCGCCCGCGCGGCGCTCGATCTGACAGACGCTGCATCACTCACGGCGAACACGCCCTGCACTGAAACTTTTTTCGCTGCCTGGCCAAGCTCCCGAGTGCGTTGCGGGCAATCCTCCAGATCACCACCACCCATAACCGCTGGCCTGCCTCCATCACACCCCGGCAAAACCGCCAGAACCACCCCGCGACACCCGAGGTTTTCCCCCTCGAACTCCCGATGTTTTTTCCTTTGCCTGTCACCACAAGCTGCGAATGTTGCCTTCGTGGACAGGCCACCAGCCCCTCTGGATCAGGGTGTACGGCCTCGGCCACAGCAATGCGCGACCCACTCAACGTACGAACACGACGATAGGAGATTGCTTCATGTTTAAGCGTACTGTGATCGCCGCCTCCCTGGTGGCTGCTACCCTGGCTTCGGCCCAATCCATGGCCGCTGTGGTCGGCGGCGGTGCCACCCTGCCTGAGCCGCTGTACAACGGCAACGCCACCTGGGAAGGCATCCTGCCGAGCGGCTTCAGCTACACCGGCGTGGGCAGCGGCGGTGGCAAGACCGCTTTCCTGACCAACGCGCCTGCGTCGATCAACCAGCCTGCCGGCACCAACGTCGACTTCGCCGGTTCCGACTCGGTGCTCAGCGCCAGCGAACTGTCGACCTACAACAGCACCCGCGCCGCTGCCTGGGGCAAGCTGGTCCAGGTACCGGCGGTCGGCACCAGCGTGACCATTCCTTACCACCGCAACGGTGTCAGCAACCTGCAGGTCAACGCCACGCAACTGTGCGGCGTGTTCTCCGGCAGCATCGCCACCTGGGGCGCCCTGCTGGGCAACGGCGACACCACCCCGATCAAGGTGATCTACCGTGCCGGCAGCAGTGGCACCACCGAACTGCTGGCGCGCTTCCTCAACGACTCCTGCCCGACCGCCTTCTCGGTCAGCAGCACCTTCACCAGCGCCAACGTCGGCGCCGAGCCGAGCACCTGGCAAGCCGTGGCCGGCAGCGCCGATGTGGTCAATGCGGTGAACGCCACCGATGGTGCCATCGGCTACGTCAGCCCTGACTTCGTCGACACTGCCAACAACGCCCAGGTCGCCCGTGTCAGCAAGCTGGCCACCGGCACCGCCGTGCTGCCGACCGTCGAC
The window above is part of the Pseudomonas muyukensis genome. Proteins encoded here:
- a CDS encoding DUF1624 domain-containing protein; amino-acid sequence: MTSAITPSPLPSQRLQSIDALRGLVILFMLLDHVRETFFLHRQVSDPMTIDATDPSLFASRTLAHLCAPVFVLLTGLSAWLYGEKHQGRGDVSAFLFKRGLFLVVLEFTLVNFAWTFQLPPTVVYLQVIWAIGLSMIALALLVWLPRPALITLGVLIVAGHNLLDGLHFAPASALHVPWAVLHDRGWWVVTDSLRLRTSYPLLPWIGVIALGYALGPWFARASQADTRQRRLLLAGALALLGFVALRLLNGYGETPWNSYPNVTQTLMSFFNITKYPPSLLFLALTLGTGLLLLRGFERAGSTRWIGVLAVFGAAPMFFYLLHLYVLKGLYLASVALFGRNQGDYFGFEGIAAVWLLALLLAAALYLPVRGFARLKARRRDLAWLKYL
- a CDS encoding substrate-binding domain-containing protein; the encoded protein is MFKRTVIAASLVAATLASAQSMAAVVGGGATLPEPLYNGNATWEGILPSGFSYTGVGSGGGKTAFLTNAPASINQPAGTNVDFAGSDSVLSASELSTYNSTRAAAWGKLVQVPAVGTSVTIPYHRNGVSNLQVNATQLCGVFSGSIATWGALLGNGDTTPIKVIYRAGSSGTTELLARFLNDSCPTAFSVSSTFTSANVGAEPSTWQAVAGSADVVNAVNATDGAIGYVSPDFVDTANNAQVARVSKLATGTAVLPTVDQAQIALGSATAPSADRANPASWAVTFGRGATDKPVPTTGYPIVGYTNLLVGQCYKDAADATAVRGFLDDLYSGNHDLAIGIHSFVPVPPAFAAEVKKAFISNAGNEGLDIGNSNVCNGIGRS